One window of the Primulina eburnea isolate SZY01 chromosome 18, ASM2296580v1, whole genome shotgun sequence genome contains the following:
- the LOC140819390 gene encoding trihelix transcription factor DF1-like, whose protein sequence is MLGGASAAEERGGEVGAASSSIYPSSGVGEVDESIRMEETERRGGGGGGIRWPRQETLALLKIRSDMDSVFRDSSLKGPLWDEVSRKMGELGFQRSAKKCKEKFENVYKYHKRTKDGRASKPESKSYRFFDQLAALETTPPPTPFNPPPAAMAAASTQPIPPNTTTPPHISTVSSIPSSKMPQNATHSSIYQLQVPQIRRFDGPTGSQESDSTSSSTSSDESIQKRRGRKRKWKDFFGGLMADVIQKQQELQKQFLDTLEKREIDRAAREEARRNQEMARINREHDLLVQERSIAAAKDAAVIAFLQKITEQNLQIPLSNSIEVQQLLQSTLPPPPAVPVRPPVPPAQPAPTVTLAKIVDTPPKTDNSGDDKDTNLPSTSSRWPKAETEALIQLRTNLDLKYQDSGAKGPLWEEVSAAMAKIGYNRSSKRCKEKWENINKYFKKVKESNKKRPEDSKTCPYFQQLDAIYKERAKTESASDRTVVPIMAMPEQQWPLPEKLHDQDNSENIDEYDDDEEDDDEGGGSYEMITNKKPSNTE, encoded by the exons ATGCTTGGCGGCGCGTCAGCTGCGGAGGAGAGAGGCGGTGAGGTTGGTGCGGCCTCTAGCTCGATTTATCCAAGCAGCGGTGTGGGGGAGGTGGATGAGAGCATTAGAATGGAGGAAACGGAGCGCCGCGGCGGCGGGGGAGGGGGAATCCGGTGGCCGAGGCAAGAAACGCTGGCTCTGCTGAAAATTCGTTCGGATATGGATTCTGTGTTCAGAGATTCGAGTCTTAAAGGGCCATTATGGGATGAAGTTTCGAG AAAAATGGGGGAGCTTGGTTTCCAACGAAGTGCCAAGAAATGCAAGGAGAAGTTCGAGAACGTATACAAATACCACAAGAGAACCAAAGATGGCCGAGCATCGAAGCCGGAAAGCAAAAGTTACCGGTTTTTCGATCAATTAGCGGCTTTGGAGACCACGCCGCCGCCCACCCCCTTCAATCCTCCTCCGGCAGCCATGGCAGCGGCGTCAACGCAACCGATCCCTCCCAACACGACAACCCCACCTCATATCAGCACTGTTTCATCGATCCCCTCGAGTAAAATGCCTCAGAACGCCACACATTCCTCGATATACCAATTACAAGTGCCTCAAATCCGACGTTTCGATGGACCCACCGGCAGCCAGGAGTCGGATTCGACTTCGTCTTCGACTTCATCCGATGAGAGCATACAGAAACGGCGGGGGAGGAAGAGGAAATGGAAGGATTTCTTCGGGGGGTTGATGGCAGATGTGATTCAGAAGCAGCAGGAGCTGCAGAAGCAATTCTTGGATACGCTTGAGAAACGTGAGATCGATCGAGCGGCGAGGGAGGAAGCTCGGAGGAATCAAGAGATGGCGAGGATTAACCGGGAACACGACCTTTTAGTCCAAGAAAGATCCATCGCCGCCGCCAAAGACGCGGCGGTGATCGCATTCTTGCAGAAGATCACCGAACAAAACTTGCAAATCCCGTTGAGCAATAGTATCGAAGTACAGCAATTACTCCAAAGCACACTACCGCCGCCACCGGCAGTGCCTGTTCGACCACCGGTGCCACCAGCACAACCGGCCCCAACAGTGACACTCGCAAAAATTGTGGATACTCCTCCGAAAACCGACAACAGCGGCGATGATAAAGATACTAATCTTCCCTCGACCTCATCGCGGTGGCCTAAAGCCGAAACCGAAGCACTTATCCAACTCCGAACAAATCTTGATCTCAAATACCAAGACAGCGGAGCAAAAGGGCCTCTCTGGGAGGAAGTCTCCGCCGCCATGGCGAAAATAGGCTACAACAGGAGCTCGAAACGATGCAAGGAGAAATGGGAGAACATAAACAAGTATTTCAAGAAAGTGAAAGAGAGCAACAAGAAGAGACCCGAAGACTCGAAGACATGCCCCTATTTCCAACAGCTCGACGCCATATACAAAGAAAGAGCTAAAACCGAATCCGCCTCCGACAGAACTGTGGTCCCAATAATGGCCATGCCGGAGCAGCAATGGCCGCTGCCGGAAAAGCTACACGATCAAGATAACAGCGAAAATATAGACGAGTACGACGATGACGAAGAAGACGACGACGAAGGAGGGGGATCATATGAGATGATAACGAACAAGAAGCCATCAAACACAGAGTAG